From a single Carassius carassius chromosome 8, fCarCar2.1, whole genome shotgun sequence genomic region:
- the LOC132144975 gene encoding sorting nexin-13-like isoform X2, translating into MMNKLTLILKWPGNMLCDPTEALRSWKQASLSIWGWGGLGVVLFLITFGPFAIFYLAFYILCFIVGGFVVLLLFGKINSEKHLERCEHSYLPSTQMAILKVSEEMKSESKPIKIDRRLTGSSIIDDPLQQVIQFALRDYIQYWYYTLSDDETFLLEIRQTVQNALVEFSTRSKEVDWQPYFTTRLVDDFATHLRVFRKAQERLNERDDPKQRDAPDELLDSFFEAEVEMERKICRDVVCTSRKDEEGYLRDLCEVLLYLLLPPGDFHNKNMRYFLREVLARGVLLPLINQLSDPDYINQFIIWMIHDSSCNYEAFLNILKLTDKAAELEAVKDKVLEELQYLRSLDTGGDDINFIKNQINSLLFVKKVCETRIQRLQSGKEVDTLKLAANFGKLCVIPLEHILVHNIALQFFMDYMQPMGGQAILFFWLTVEGYRVTAQQQLEVLQSSQRDGKKQSSQTTKGLLRAAALGVYDQYLSEKASPRVEVDEASVTRLAQKLNKEDPTPEIFDEIQKKVYDMMLRDERFYPSFKQHPLYVRMLAELDMLKEPSYMGSDHGDGESFNGSPTGSINLSLDDLSSGSVDESAQLHAFISDTGVCNDHGKTYALYTLTVIRKNSDGSEDIWKTYRRYSDFHDFHMRITEQFESLAPILKLPGKKTFNNMDREFLEKRKKDLNAYLQLLLNPEMVKACPMLLPYIYDFLENKAYSKGKGDFARKMDTFVNPLRSSMRNVSNAVKSLPDSLAEGVSKVSADMGRMSEKLGQDIKQSIFKVPPLIAKSDIDPEHCRVSAQLDDNVDDNIPLRVMLLLMDEVFDLKERNQWLRRNIKNLLQQLIKATYGDTINRKIVDHVDYMTSPEQVSDYVKRFRDSYWPNGILAETPPRRDKSLRMRTRVAAKTTLLGIMPDELKHIIGAETTRKGILRVFDMFQHQPLNRRLACVFLEGFLETLFPQNRFPELFVKLHSRSPRVLRYSQKLRSLHKR; encoded by the exons gcCAGTCTGTCCATCTGGGGATGGGGGGGTCTCGGAGTCGTCCTCTTCCTCATCACATTTGGACCCTTTGCTATCTTTTATCTGGCTTTCTACATCCTCTGTTTCATTGTCGG GGGTTTTGTAGTGCTGCTTTTATTTGGAAAGATAAACTCAGAGAAACACCTGGAAAGGTGTGAACACTCCTACCTGCCATCAACACAGATGGCCATACTGAAG GTTTCGGAGGAGATGAAGTCAGAGTCCAAGCCCATAAAGATCGATCGTCGTCTGACAGGATCCAGTATCATAGATGATCCACTGCAGCAG GTCATCCAGTTCGCCCTGAGGGACTATATCCAGTATTGGTATTACACTCTGAGTGATGATGAAACGTTCCTCTTGGAGATCCGTCAGACGGTCCAGAACGCACTCGTCGAGTTCTCCACCAG GTCTAAAGAGGTGGACTGGCAGCCGTACTTCACCACCAGACTGGTGGATGACTTTGCCACTCATCTGCGTGTTTTCAGGAAAGCTCAGGAGAGGCTGAACGAGAGAGACGATCCAAAACAAC GTGACGCTCCGGACGAGTTGCTGGACTCGTTTTTTGAGGCGGAGGTGGAAATGGAGAGGAAGATTTGCAGAGATGTGGTGTGCACGTCACGCAAGGATGAAGAAG GTTACCTGCGGGATCTCTGTGAAGTGCTGCTGTATCTGTTACTACCTCCTGGAGATTTCCACAACAAGAATATGAGATACTTCCTCAGG GAAGTTTTGGCCAGAGGAGTTCTGCTGCCCTTAATTAACCAGCTGAGTGACCCTGATTACATCAACCAGTTCATCATCTGGATG attcATGACTCCAGCTGTAACTACGAGGCCTTCTTGAACATCTTAAAGCTGACAGACAAAGCAGCCGAGCTGGAGGCCGTCAAAGACAAAGTCCTGGAGGAGCTTCAGTACCTGCGATCTCTGGACACGGGAGGAGACG ATATCAACTTCATAAAGAATCAAATCAATAGTTTGCTCTTTGTGAAGAAGGTCTGTGAAACACGGATACAACGGCTGCAATCAGGGAAG GAAGTTGACACATTGAAACTCGCAGCTAATTTTGGGAAGCTGTGTGTGATTCCATTGGAGCATATATTAGTGCACAACATCGCGCTGCAGTTCTTCATGG ACTACATGCAGCCCATGGGCGGTCAGGCGATCCTGTTCTTCTGGCTGACGGTGGAGGGCTATCGGGTCACAGCCCAGCAGCAGCTGGAGGTCTTACAGAGCAGCCAGAGAGACGGGAAGAAGCAGAGCAGCCAGACCACCAAAGGCCTGCTGAGAGCCGCCGCGCTCGGCGTCTACGACCAGTACCTGTCCGAGAAG GCCTCTCCGAGGGTGGAGGTGGACGAAGCGTCTGTAACCAGACTGGCTCAGAAACTCAACAAAGAGGATCCCACACCCGAGATATTTGATGAAATCCAGAAAAAG GTGTATGATATGATGTTGCGTGACGAGAGGTTTTACCCGTCGTTTAAGCAGCACCCGCTGTACGTGCGGATGCTGGCCGAGCTGGACATGCTGAAAGAGCCCAGTTACATGGGGTCAGACCACGGGGACggag AGTCGTTCAACGGGTCCCCAACAGGAAGCATTAATTTA TCATTAGATGATCTCAGCAGCGGGAGCGTGGATGAGTCTGCTCAGCTTCATGCCTTTATCTCTGATACGG GCGTGTGTAACGATCACGGGAAGACGTACGCTCTCTACACCCTCACCGTCATACGCAAGAACTCGGACGGCAGCGAGGACATCTGGAAGACGTACCGGCGCTACAGCGATTTCCACGACTTCCACATGCGCATCACAGAGCAG TTTGAGAGCCTTGCTCCGATTCTCAAGCTTCCTGGAAAAAAGACCTTTAACAACATGGACAGGGAGTTTCTGGAGAAGAGGAAGAAGGACCTGAACGCTTATTTGCAG CTTCTGTTGAACCCTGAGATGGTGAAGGCCTGTCCCATGCTGCTCCCCTACATCTATGACTTCCTGGAGAACAAAGCCTACAGCAAGGGCAAAGGAGACTTCGCACGCAAG ATGGACACGTTTGTGAATCCTCTCCGGAGCTCCATGAGGAACGTGTCCAATGCCGTGAAGTCACTGCCGGACAGCCTGGCCGAGGGAGTGTCCAAAGTCTCGGCGGACATGGGCCGTATGTCCGAGAAACTTGGCCAGGATATTAAACAGTCCATATTTAAG GTGCCTCCTTTAATCGCAAAGTCTGACATCGATCCCGAACACTGCCGCGTCTCGGCCCAGCTGGACGACAAT GTGGATGATAATATCCCACTGAGGGTGATGTTGCTGCTGATGGACGAGGTGTTTGATCTGAAGGAGAGAAATCAGTGGCTGCGCAGAAACATCAAAAACCTCCTGCAGCAGCTCATCAAAGCCACGTACGGAGACACCATTAACAG GAAAATAGTGGATCATGTCGACTACATGACCTCGCCTGAGCAAGTGTCTGATTATGTGAAGAGGTTCAG AGACTCTTACTGGCCAAACGGGATCCTCGCCGAGACGCCGCCCCGCAGAGACAAAAGCTTACGCATGAGGACGCGAGTCGCCGCTAAGACCACACTCCTGGGCATCatgccag ATGAGTTGAAGCACATCATCGGGGCAGAAACCACACGCAAGGGCATCCTGCGCGTCTTTGACATGTTCCAGCACCAACCGCTGAACCGCCGGCTGGCCTGCGTCTTTCTGGAGGGCTTCCTGGAGACCTTGTTTCCTCAGAACAGGTTCCCCGAGCTGTTCGTGAAGCTCCACTCGCGCTCGCCACGCGTGCTCAGATATTCACAGAAATTGCGCAGCTTGCACAAGAGGTGA
- the LOC132144975 gene encoding sorting nexin-13-like isoform X1: MVINLYKVQSLFGILQCDVMRSELAWSQPVFILLWDCHEENTVHATYFCLGLLKSSLMMNKLTLILKWPGNMLCDPTEALRSWKQASLSIWGWGGLGVVLFLITFGPFAIFYLAFYILCFIVGGFVVLLLFGKINSEKHLERCEHSYLPSTQMAILKVSEEMKSESKPIKIDRRLTGSSIIDDPLQQVIQFALRDYIQYWYYTLSDDETFLLEIRQTVQNALVEFSTRSKEVDWQPYFTTRLVDDFATHLRVFRKAQERLNERDDPKQRDAPDELLDSFFEAEVEMERKICRDVVCTSRKDEEGYLRDLCEVLLYLLLPPGDFHNKNMRYFLREVLARGVLLPLINQLSDPDYINQFIIWMIHDSSCNYEAFLNILKLTDKAAELEAVKDKVLEELQYLRSLDTGGDDINFIKNQINSLLFVKKVCETRIQRLQSGKEVDTLKLAANFGKLCVIPLEHILVHNIALQFFMDYMQPMGGQAILFFWLTVEGYRVTAQQQLEVLQSSQRDGKKQSSQTTKGLLRAAALGVYDQYLSEKASPRVEVDEASVTRLAQKLNKEDPTPEIFDEIQKKVYDMMLRDERFYPSFKQHPLYVRMLAELDMLKEPSYMGSDHGDGESFNGSPTGSINLSLDDLSSGSVDESAQLHAFISDTADAFLNLLPVAGVCNDHGKTYALYTLTVIRKNSDGSEDIWKTYRRYSDFHDFHMRITEQFESLAPILKLPGKKTFNNMDREFLEKRKKDLNAYLQLLLNPEMVKACPMLLPYIYDFLENKAYSKGKGDFARKMDTFVNPLRSSMRNVSNAVKSLPDSLAEGVSKVSADMGRMSEKLGQDIKQSIFKVPPLIAKSDIDPEHCRVSAQLDDNVDDNIPLRVMLLLMDEVFDLKERNQWLRRNIKNLLQQLIKATYGDTINRKIVDHVDYMTSPEQVSDYVKRFRDSYWPNGILAETPPRRDKSLRMRTRVAAKTTLLGIMPDELKHIIGAETTRKGILRVFDMFQHQPLNRRLACVFLEGFLETLFPQNRFPELFVKLHSRSPRVLRYSQKLRSLHKR, from the exons gcCAGTCTGTCCATCTGGGGATGGGGGGGTCTCGGAGTCGTCCTCTTCCTCATCACATTTGGACCCTTTGCTATCTTTTATCTGGCTTTCTACATCCTCTGTTTCATTGTCGG GGGTTTTGTAGTGCTGCTTTTATTTGGAAAGATAAACTCAGAGAAACACCTGGAAAGGTGTGAACACTCCTACCTGCCATCAACACAGATGGCCATACTGAAG GTTTCGGAGGAGATGAAGTCAGAGTCCAAGCCCATAAAGATCGATCGTCGTCTGACAGGATCCAGTATCATAGATGATCCACTGCAGCAG GTCATCCAGTTCGCCCTGAGGGACTATATCCAGTATTGGTATTACACTCTGAGTGATGATGAAACGTTCCTCTTGGAGATCCGTCAGACGGTCCAGAACGCACTCGTCGAGTTCTCCACCAG GTCTAAAGAGGTGGACTGGCAGCCGTACTTCACCACCAGACTGGTGGATGACTTTGCCACTCATCTGCGTGTTTTCAGGAAAGCTCAGGAGAGGCTGAACGAGAGAGACGATCCAAAACAAC GTGACGCTCCGGACGAGTTGCTGGACTCGTTTTTTGAGGCGGAGGTGGAAATGGAGAGGAAGATTTGCAGAGATGTGGTGTGCACGTCACGCAAGGATGAAGAAG GTTACCTGCGGGATCTCTGTGAAGTGCTGCTGTATCTGTTACTACCTCCTGGAGATTTCCACAACAAGAATATGAGATACTTCCTCAGG GAAGTTTTGGCCAGAGGAGTTCTGCTGCCCTTAATTAACCAGCTGAGTGACCCTGATTACATCAACCAGTTCATCATCTGGATG attcATGACTCCAGCTGTAACTACGAGGCCTTCTTGAACATCTTAAAGCTGACAGACAAAGCAGCCGAGCTGGAGGCCGTCAAAGACAAAGTCCTGGAGGAGCTTCAGTACCTGCGATCTCTGGACACGGGAGGAGACG ATATCAACTTCATAAAGAATCAAATCAATAGTTTGCTCTTTGTGAAGAAGGTCTGTGAAACACGGATACAACGGCTGCAATCAGGGAAG GAAGTTGACACATTGAAACTCGCAGCTAATTTTGGGAAGCTGTGTGTGATTCCATTGGAGCATATATTAGTGCACAACATCGCGCTGCAGTTCTTCATGG ACTACATGCAGCCCATGGGCGGTCAGGCGATCCTGTTCTTCTGGCTGACGGTGGAGGGCTATCGGGTCACAGCCCAGCAGCAGCTGGAGGTCTTACAGAGCAGCCAGAGAGACGGGAAGAAGCAGAGCAGCCAGACCACCAAAGGCCTGCTGAGAGCCGCCGCGCTCGGCGTCTACGACCAGTACCTGTCCGAGAAG GCCTCTCCGAGGGTGGAGGTGGACGAAGCGTCTGTAACCAGACTGGCTCAGAAACTCAACAAAGAGGATCCCACACCCGAGATATTTGATGAAATCCAGAAAAAG GTGTATGATATGATGTTGCGTGACGAGAGGTTTTACCCGTCGTTTAAGCAGCACCCGCTGTACGTGCGGATGCTGGCCGAGCTGGACATGCTGAAAGAGCCCAGTTACATGGGGTCAGACCACGGGGACggag AGTCGTTCAACGGGTCCCCAACAGGAAGCATTAATTTA TCATTAGATGATCTCAGCAGCGGGAGCGTGGATGAGTCTGCTCAGCTTCATGCCTTTATCTCTGATACGG CTGATGCTTTTCTAAACCTACTTCCTGTGGCAGGCGTGTGTAACGATCACGGGAAGACGTACGCTCTCTACACCCTCACCGTCATACGCAAGAACTCGGACGGCAGCGAGGACATCTGGAAGACGTACCGGCGCTACAGCGATTTCCACGACTTCCACATGCGCATCACAGAGCAG TTTGAGAGCCTTGCTCCGATTCTCAAGCTTCCTGGAAAAAAGACCTTTAACAACATGGACAGGGAGTTTCTGGAGAAGAGGAAGAAGGACCTGAACGCTTATTTGCAG CTTCTGTTGAACCCTGAGATGGTGAAGGCCTGTCCCATGCTGCTCCCCTACATCTATGACTTCCTGGAGAACAAAGCCTACAGCAAGGGCAAAGGAGACTTCGCACGCAAG ATGGACACGTTTGTGAATCCTCTCCGGAGCTCCATGAGGAACGTGTCCAATGCCGTGAAGTCACTGCCGGACAGCCTGGCCGAGGGAGTGTCCAAAGTCTCGGCGGACATGGGCCGTATGTCCGAGAAACTTGGCCAGGATATTAAACAGTCCATATTTAAG GTGCCTCCTTTAATCGCAAAGTCTGACATCGATCCCGAACACTGCCGCGTCTCGGCCCAGCTGGACGACAAT GTGGATGATAATATCCCACTGAGGGTGATGTTGCTGCTGATGGACGAGGTGTTTGATCTGAAGGAGAGAAATCAGTGGCTGCGCAGAAACATCAAAAACCTCCTGCAGCAGCTCATCAAAGCCACGTACGGAGACACCATTAACAG GAAAATAGTGGATCATGTCGACTACATGACCTCGCCTGAGCAAGTGTCTGATTATGTGAAGAGGTTCAG AGACTCTTACTGGCCAAACGGGATCCTCGCCGAGACGCCGCCCCGCAGAGACAAAAGCTTACGCATGAGGACGCGAGTCGCCGCTAAGACCACACTCCTGGGCATCatgccag ATGAGTTGAAGCACATCATCGGGGCAGAAACCACACGCAAGGGCATCCTGCGCGTCTTTGACATGTTCCAGCACCAACCGCTGAACCGCCGGCTGGCCTGCGTCTTTCTGGAGGGCTTCCTGGAGACCTTGTTTCCTCAGAACAGGTTCCCCGAGCTGTTCGTGAAGCTCCACTCGCGCTCGCCACGCGTGCTCAGATATTCACAGAAATTGCGCAGCTTGCACAAGAGGTGA
- the LOC132144975 gene encoding sorting nexin-13-like isoform X3 encodes MVINLYKVQSLFGILQCDVMRSELAWSQPVFILLWDCHEENTVHATYFCLGLLKSSLMMNKLTLILKWPGNMLCDPTEALRSWKQASLSIWGWGGLGVVLFLITFGPFAIFYLAFYILCFIVGGFVVLLLFGKINSEKHLERCEHSYLPSTQMAILKVSEEMKSESKPIKIDRRLTGSSIIDDPLQQVIQFALRDYIQYWYYTLSDDETFLLEIRQTVQNALVEFSTRSKEVDWQPYFTTRLVDDFATHLRVFRKAQERLNERDDPKQRDAPDELLDSFFEAEVEMERKICRDVVCTSRKDEEGYLRDLCEVLLYLLLPPGDFHNKNMRYFLREVLARGVLLPLINQLSDPDYINQFIIWMIHDSSCNYEAFLNILKLTDKAAELEAVKDKVLEELQYLRSLDTGGDDINFIKNQINSLLFVKKVCETRIQRLQSGKEVDTLKLAANFGKLCVIPLEHILVHNIALQFFMDYMQPMGGQAILFFWLTVEGYRVTAQQQLEVLQSSQRDGKKQSSQTTKGLLRAAALGVYDQYLSEKASPRVEVDEASVTRLAQKLNKEDPTPEIFDEIQKKVYDMMLRDERFYPSFKQHPLYVRMLAELDMLKEPSYMGSDHGDGESFNGSPTGSINLSLDDLSSGSVDESAQLHAFISDTADAFLNLLPVAGVCNDHGKTYALYTLTVIRKNSDGSEDIWKTYRRYSDFHDFHMRITEQFESLAPILKLPGKKTFNNMDREFLEKRKKDLNAYLQLLLNPEMVKACPMLLPYIYDFLENKAYSKGKGDFARKVPPLIAKSDIDPEHCRVSAQLDDNVDDNIPLRVMLLLMDEVFDLKERNQWLRRNIKNLLQQLIKATYGDTINRKIVDHVDYMTSPEQVSDYVKRFRDSYWPNGILAETPPRRDKSLRMRTRVAAKTTLLGIMPDELKHIIGAETTRKGILRVFDMFQHQPLNRRLACVFLEGFLETLFPQNRFPELFVKLHSRSPRVLRYSQKLRSLHKR; translated from the exons gcCAGTCTGTCCATCTGGGGATGGGGGGGTCTCGGAGTCGTCCTCTTCCTCATCACATTTGGACCCTTTGCTATCTTTTATCTGGCTTTCTACATCCTCTGTTTCATTGTCGG GGGTTTTGTAGTGCTGCTTTTATTTGGAAAGATAAACTCAGAGAAACACCTGGAAAGGTGTGAACACTCCTACCTGCCATCAACACAGATGGCCATACTGAAG GTTTCGGAGGAGATGAAGTCAGAGTCCAAGCCCATAAAGATCGATCGTCGTCTGACAGGATCCAGTATCATAGATGATCCACTGCAGCAG GTCATCCAGTTCGCCCTGAGGGACTATATCCAGTATTGGTATTACACTCTGAGTGATGATGAAACGTTCCTCTTGGAGATCCGTCAGACGGTCCAGAACGCACTCGTCGAGTTCTCCACCAG GTCTAAAGAGGTGGACTGGCAGCCGTACTTCACCACCAGACTGGTGGATGACTTTGCCACTCATCTGCGTGTTTTCAGGAAAGCTCAGGAGAGGCTGAACGAGAGAGACGATCCAAAACAAC GTGACGCTCCGGACGAGTTGCTGGACTCGTTTTTTGAGGCGGAGGTGGAAATGGAGAGGAAGATTTGCAGAGATGTGGTGTGCACGTCACGCAAGGATGAAGAAG GTTACCTGCGGGATCTCTGTGAAGTGCTGCTGTATCTGTTACTACCTCCTGGAGATTTCCACAACAAGAATATGAGATACTTCCTCAGG GAAGTTTTGGCCAGAGGAGTTCTGCTGCCCTTAATTAACCAGCTGAGTGACCCTGATTACATCAACCAGTTCATCATCTGGATG attcATGACTCCAGCTGTAACTACGAGGCCTTCTTGAACATCTTAAAGCTGACAGACAAAGCAGCCGAGCTGGAGGCCGTCAAAGACAAAGTCCTGGAGGAGCTTCAGTACCTGCGATCTCTGGACACGGGAGGAGACG ATATCAACTTCATAAAGAATCAAATCAATAGTTTGCTCTTTGTGAAGAAGGTCTGTGAAACACGGATACAACGGCTGCAATCAGGGAAG GAAGTTGACACATTGAAACTCGCAGCTAATTTTGGGAAGCTGTGTGTGATTCCATTGGAGCATATATTAGTGCACAACATCGCGCTGCAGTTCTTCATGG ACTACATGCAGCCCATGGGCGGTCAGGCGATCCTGTTCTTCTGGCTGACGGTGGAGGGCTATCGGGTCACAGCCCAGCAGCAGCTGGAGGTCTTACAGAGCAGCCAGAGAGACGGGAAGAAGCAGAGCAGCCAGACCACCAAAGGCCTGCTGAGAGCCGCCGCGCTCGGCGTCTACGACCAGTACCTGTCCGAGAAG GCCTCTCCGAGGGTGGAGGTGGACGAAGCGTCTGTAACCAGACTGGCTCAGAAACTCAACAAAGAGGATCCCACACCCGAGATATTTGATGAAATCCAGAAAAAG GTGTATGATATGATGTTGCGTGACGAGAGGTTTTACCCGTCGTTTAAGCAGCACCCGCTGTACGTGCGGATGCTGGCCGAGCTGGACATGCTGAAAGAGCCCAGTTACATGGGGTCAGACCACGGGGACggag AGTCGTTCAACGGGTCCCCAACAGGAAGCATTAATTTA TCATTAGATGATCTCAGCAGCGGGAGCGTGGATGAGTCTGCTCAGCTTCATGCCTTTATCTCTGATACGG CTGATGCTTTTCTAAACCTACTTCCTGTGGCAGGCGTGTGTAACGATCACGGGAAGACGTACGCTCTCTACACCCTCACCGTCATACGCAAGAACTCGGACGGCAGCGAGGACATCTGGAAGACGTACCGGCGCTACAGCGATTTCCACGACTTCCACATGCGCATCACAGAGCAG TTTGAGAGCCTTGCTCCGATTCTCAAGCTTCCTGGAAAAAAGACCTTTAACAACATGGACAGGGAGTTTCTGGAGAAGAGGAAGAAGGACCTGAACGCTTATTTGCAG CTTCTGTTGAACCCTGAGATGGTGAAGGCCTGTCCCATGCTGCTCCCCTACATCTATGACTTCCTGGAGAACAAAGCCTACAGCAAGGGCAAAGGAGACTTCGCACGCAAG GTGCCTCCTTTAATCGCAAAGTCTGACATCGATCCCGAACACTGCCGCGTCTCGGCCCAGCTGGACGACAAT GTGGATGATAATATCCCACTGAGGGTGATGTTGCTGCTGATGGACGAGGTGTTTGATCTGAAGGAGAGAAATCAGTGGCTGCGCAGAAACATCAAAAACCTCCTGCAGCAGCTCATCAAAGCCACGTACGGAGACACCATTAACAG GAAAATAGTGGATCATGTCGACTACATGACCTCGCCTGAGCAAGTGTCTGATTATGTGAAGAGGTTCAG AGACTCTTACTGGCCAAACGGGATCCTCGCCGAGACGCCGCCCCGCAGAGACAAAAGCTTACGCATGAGGACGCGAGTCGCCGCTAAGACCACACTCCTGGGCATCatgccag ATGAGTTGAAGCACATCATCGGGGCAGAAACCACACGCAAGGGCATCCTGCGCGTCTTTGACATGTTCCAGCACCAACCGCTGAACCGCCGGCTGGCCTGCGTCTTTCTGGAGGGCTTCCTGGAGACCTTGTTTCCTCAGAACAGGTTCCCCGAGCTGTTCGTGAAGCTCCACTCGCGCTCGCCACGCGTGCTCAGATATTCACAGAAATTGCGCAGCTTGCACAAGAGGTGA